One region of Candidatus Peribacteraceae bacterium genomic DNA includes:
- a CDS encoding thymidylate synthase: MLQYLDLLKHVLEKGVKKDDRTGTGTLSVFGYQMRFDLQKGFPLLTTKKLHTRSIFHELLWFLMGETNIKYLHENKVTIWDEWADKDGNLGPVYGKQWRRWEGGDGKVYDQVTSLLEQIKSNPNSRRLIVNAWNVADLSKMALPPCHLLFQFYVAQGKLSCQLYQRSADVFLGVPFNIASYALFTHMVAQATGLEAGEFVHTLGDAHLYINHLEQAHEQLKREPKPLPTLKLHPDVKDLFAFRYEDIEVIGYEAHPSIKAPIAV, encoded by the coding sequence ATGCTCCAATACCTCGACCTCCTCAAGCACGTCCTGGAGAAAGGCGTGAAGAAAGACGACAGGACCGGAACGGGGACACTCAGTGTTTTTGGCTACCAGATGCGGTTTGACCTGCAGAAAGGCTTCCCGCTCCTCACCACCAAAAAACTCCACACGCGCTCCATCTTCCATGAGCTCCTGTGGTTCCTCATGGGCGAGACGAACATCAAGTACCTGCACGAGAACAAGGTGACGATCTGGGACGAATGGGCGGACAAGGACGGCAACCTCGGCCCCGTGTACGGCAAGCAGTGGCGCCGGTGGGAGGGGGGGGACGGGAAAGTGTACGACCAAGTCACGAGCCTCCTGGAGCAGATCAAGAGCAACCCCAACTCCCGGCGCCTCATCGTCAATGCATGGAACGTCGCCGATCTCTCCAAGATGGCGCTTCCGCCCTGTCACCTCCTCTTTCAGTTCTATGTTGCGCAGGGCAAGCTTTCCTGCCAGCTCTACCAGCGGAGCGCCGATGTGTTCCTCGGCGTCCCCTTCAATATCGCTTCCTACGCGCTGTTCACGCACATGGTGGCGCAGGCCACGGGGTTGGAGGCGGGTGAGTTCGTCCACACGCTGGGGGACGCGCACCTCTACATCAACCATCTGGAACAGGCGCATGAGCAGCTCAAGCGCGAGCCCAAGCCCCTCCCTACGCTCAAGCTCCATCCCGACGTGAAGGATCTGTTTGCCTTCCGGTACGAGGATATCGAAGTGATAGGGTACGAAGCGCATCCTTCCATCAAAGCGCCGATTGCCGTGTAG
- a CDS encoding dihydrofolate reductase, translating to MRVSLIAAASENNVIGIKNALPWDLPNDLQHFRRITEGKPVIMGWMTYRSIGRPLPNRENIVISDDPHAKLPGSTVVPSLAEAIAYAEGKLGAKEVFVIGGALTYKNALPLADRVYLTRVHAVIEGDAFFPELPSEDWQEVSREEHQSDPHHLHAYTFLTYERRT from the coding sequence ATGAGAGTGTCATTGATAGCAGCCGCATCGGAAAACAACGTCATTGGCATCAAGAACGCCCTTCCGTGGGATCTCCCCAACGACCTGCAGCACTTTCGGCGGATCACGGAGGGCAAGCCGGTGATCATGGGTTGGATGACGTACCGTTCCATCGGACGCCCGCTCCCCAACCGCGAGAATATCGTCATCAGCGACGATCCCCATGCCAAGCTCCCGGGCAGCACCGTGGTCCCCTCGCTCGCCGAAGCCATCGCGTACGCGGAGGGCAAGCTGGGGGCCAAGGAGGTCTTCGTCATCGGCGGGGCGCTCACGTACAAGAACGCCCTTCCCCTTGCGGACCGGGTGTACCTGACGCGCGTCCATGCCGTCATCGAGGGCGATGCATTCTTCCCGGAGCTCCCTTCGGAGGATTGGCAGGAGGTGTCGCGGGAGGAGCATCAGTCCGATCCCCATCATCTCCACGCCTACACGTTCCTCACCTACGAGAGGAGAACATAG